CCTGCCTGTTGTGGCTTAACCCTAGCcggcaactgagcaccacgcagctgctcactcacctccctcacagtggcatgggggagagaatcagaagggtaaaagtgagaaaactcgtgggctgagataaaggcagtttaataggtaaagcaaaagccgtgcacgcaggcaaagcaaaacaagggattccttcactacttcccatcggcaggcaggtgttccgcctccatctccaggaaagcagggctccatcacgcgtaacggttacttgggaagacaaacgccatcactctgaacgccccccccccgccccttccttcttcttcccccagctttatatgcgGAGCATGACGTCGTATGGTCTGGATTATCCCTTttgtcagttggggtcagctgtcccagctgtgtctcctcccaacttcttgcgcgcccccagcctactcgctggtggggtggtgtgagaagcagaaaaggccttgactctgtagaagcactgctcagcagtaacgaaagCATCTCAGCATTATCaacgctgttttcagcacaaatccaaaacatagccccatactagctactacggagaaaattaactctatcccagccaaacgCAGCACACTGCCCTACGGCTGCTCTGTTCCCGGATGGTGCGCTAATGGAGGAGCGCTCAAACTACTGATGTGCACCAGCACGTGCCAAAGGCCACGGTGGGTGAGGGGAGAAGTTGAGTACAGCCTTGCTGTTcgtccctccctgctctcccttctgGCAATTGAGAGGCCATGCAAAGAGGAGCAGACGCCGGGACAGACACTCTGCTCCTCACGTAGCCTCCTTTGCCACCAGACAGGAGCATGACACAGCCCGTCACACCTCCGCTACAGCAGGCAGTGAGTACCATTGCTGGGCTGCTCTCCTCCTTGGCCTGCCACCCTGCCCCGCTGCTGGATGCGGGAAGGGTGGTGAGGCATTCCTCTGCCGCATGAGGAGCCTGGCATTTGCTGTGCCTGAGCAAAGCTGAGGCAGCGGGAGAGGGCACATGCATCCACCTGCCTCAGCAGGCATGTGGTAACACCTGAGGGCAGGAAGCGGACAGCACAGGCCCATCCTTGCTCCGCAAGATGCCTTCTGCTTTGAACTGCAGCCACAAGAGGACATGTCCTTCCCAGGGCTGGCAAGGCAACCGAAAGTGAAGAGCACCCTCAGTCAAATGCCTGTGAGTTTACTCCTCAGCCGCTTTGACCTTGAACCCTTGGGGCTGACTACCCACTTTGAGAATGACAGTTTTGAGAATGAGAATTGACAGATTGCCATAGAACAAGATTTCCgcgcgcccccccgccccctccccttcccattttttcctttgttttggcGCCACCACAGAGCTACCGGGCCACCTCTAGGAATGGTCCCAGTGCCCCCACCCCTTCACACAGCGGCGCTTCTCTCCATCTCACAGAGGGTCCTTCCTTGGCCTTCACCTTCCAACCACCTCTGGGCTTCTGAGTCCCCTCCTTTCCGTCTCCCTCGGCCAGACAAGCATCCAGCTGGGGCTTGGCTGATTGCTGAGCCCTTCCATGGCCCTGCGGGGCCTTGTGCTTCTCAGGGTCAGCCTCAGCCCTTCAACAGGAGACCCACGTGAGTGGCCTTCATCAGGAGTGCTCCACAGCTGAAGGCCTGACTGAGAGTGGTAGTCACGTTCCCCAGCAAGGATGTGCACAACCCACACACAGGCCCTGGAGCTACTGAAACCCTTTCCTGGGAACTGGCATGGGACCTCAAATGACCGTTGCTTTGAGGAGCCAGCATCTAATGCATCACTGTGCTCTCGCCCAATAGGGAAATGCAAGCCAGACCTTGCAGATGAAAGAGACAAGCTCTTCACCTCTTGGCTGCGCTTTGCAAGCCTCAAATTGCTGTTGGTCAATGTGCTTCACACCGAAGGCGTGTTCCAGCTCTCCTGAGGCGCTGGCTCACCATATAAAAAGCCTGTGCCACTCCAGGCCCTTCCATCCAAATCTCTTCCCTTGCTCTCCACGGTGAACTTGGTAAGTCTGAACTCACTCCCTCTCTTCCTGCTGGTAGGATTTCTGTCACGGGGACTGCTTCCCTTCTGTGCGTGGTCCTTCTGATATGTGGTCCAGGCTTGAAAACCCATTGTGCTTCCCTCTTCCGGGAGGTGAGTTGgtgagggaagaggggaggctTCAGTCCCTTCCGAGGGGGACTGGGCTCTTTTGTAGCAGCGGCTCTGCTGAAGCCTGAGGCTGAACGACCAGTACCATCTAACCGGTCGCCAGGTACTTCCTCCCCCAACGACAGTGCAGCGACATGCCTCGGTCACTCTTGGCGTGGAAAGGAACTTTGCAGGGAGATCTGGCCCTACGCAGGCACTGCCCGTTTTCAGGGGAGCCAAGCTGGGCGTCCGAAAGGGCCCAACAGCTAatgccctctgctccctcccggTCTTACAGGGTCGCCTCCCTCCGCGAGACATGTCGTGctacagctcctgcctgccagccgCCTGCGGCCCAACCCCGCTtgccaacagctgcaacgagccGTGCGTCATCCGGTGCGCCGACTCCAGCGTTGCGATCCAGCCCTCGCCAGTCCTGGTGACGCTGCCGGGCCcaatcctcagctccttccctcagagcacagctgtgGGATCCACCGCGTCGGCTGCCGTGGGGAGCTCTCTCAGCGCTGGCAGTGTGCCCATCGCTTCTGGGGGCTTTGGGTGGTCCGGTCTGGGCCGTGGGCTCTGTGGGCCTCTGGGACGGGGCAATCTCTTATGCTGAAGCCCGTGGATTGCCTGCCCGTGGCCGAGCGCCAGGAGCCTCGAGGAAAGCcctggagccagccctgagcGCGTGGCCGTGGTCCGCAGAGGAGCCGAGCTCCCGCTTCTCCGCCTGCGCTGCGAGGAAGGGGCCTGCGCTGGCCTTCCGTCTCTTCCAAGGAAGCCTCTCTCTTTGCCCCTCTTGCTCTGCTTTACCTCACGCTCCCCATGAAatacctcctccttccttccgtAGCAACGGGTCTAGGTGATAACGACAGATGACTGCCAGAGCCTTGAAGGGgaactggaaaagaagcatCCCTGCCGTGGAGGTTTTCCTTCAGATGGCAGCACTCCTCTGAGCTTTACTCAGCCTCCCAAATGCTCtcgtcttttcctttctcctttgattttctcattaaagacaCTGGGCATCAGCTTTGCAAGGGAGTCGTGTTTCattctcccctcttctccagtCCCAGCCAGCTGAGTATCCAAAAGAGTTCCTCCCTTGGTAAAGC
This region of Buteo buteo chromosome 13, bButBut1.hap1.1, whole genome shotgun sequence genomic DNA includes:
- the LOC142038468 gene encoding feather beta keratin-like is translated as MSCYSSCLPAACGPTPLANSCNEPCVIRCADSSVAIQPSPVLVTLPGPILSSFPQSTAVGSTASAAVGSSLSAGSVPIASGGFGWSGLGRGLCGPLGRGNLLC